In the bacterium SCSIO 12741 genome, AAGATGGTAGTTCAGATACCATTACCGTGAATCATACTTACAACGCTCAGCAAATTGAGTGGTTCCGTGCTGGATCAGCATTGAACTTGATCAAGGCGCAGCAAGCGAGCTAAAGCAATATTCAATTTTCAGGCAGAACTTTAAAATTGACTCTATTGGATTTGCAATCCGAAAGTTATAGTCGCGGATTTCAAATCCGCAGCTCGCCCATCCGGATTGCAAATCCGAATGAGTTGTAAATTGAAAATTGAACCTGAAAATTGAAAATTCAAAATGTGTTTTCACTACGCATTAAGTAAGAAAGTAAAAGAAGTAGCTGAGCGCTACAAAGTGATATTGGAACAGGATCTCCCCGCTGGGGATGATCCTGTTTTTCATGTTGCTGGTTTCGATTTTCCAGTGATGCCGGTAGTGACCAATGAGCAACCCGACCGACTTCAGTTTTTTCAATGGGGTTTAATACCCTCCTGGACAAAATCCGTTGATGATGCCAAACTGATTCGAACCCGAACCTTGAATGCGCGAAGCGAAACGGCTTGGGAAAAACCATCCTTTCGATCAGCGATCAAATCCAAGCGTTGTTTGGTGCCCGCTACCGGATTTTATGAGTGGATGGAGTTTCAAAAAAAGAAGTACCCCCATTACATTCATTTAAAGGATCAAAGCATTTTTTCTTTTGCTGGAATTTGGGAAGAATGGGCCGATCAGGAGAGTGGCGAAATTCACTCGACCTACAGTATCCTTACTACCGAGGCAAATCCCTTTATGGCCCGGATTCATAACACCAAGAAACGCATGCCCGTCATGCTTTCTCCTGATCAGGAAAGACAATGGATAGGGGATTCACCACCCAGCCTATTGAAAGAACTTACCATCGGTTTGCCCGAGGATACTTTGGATGCCCATACCATCTCCAAAAGAATTACCAGCCGCACGGAGAACAGCAACGTTTCCGAAGTGCAACAGCCCTTCTCTTATCCCGAGTTGCAGTTGTTGTTTTGAATTGTATCTTTTTCAAACCATGAAAACCACCATTTTAGTACCGATCATTTTTCTGATCCTCCTGGTTAGTTGTACTCCAGAACCCAATCCTGTGATAGGATATTGGGCTCCGATGGAACCTGAAGCCGATCGAACTCAGATGTCCTACAACCGGCTCTTGGTCATTCGTTCCGATAGTTTTATTCATTGGGACTTTAGAGATTGGAATGACTCTACAGAAGAATGGGCTGTGAGATTTCCGGTGCACTGTTCCTTATCCGACACACAAGCAGTCCTTTTTGGACGGGAGGATACTTCCCTTACGTATAAAATTTCGTGGTTAGGCAAGGATACACTTCAATTGGTAACCAATACCGAATATCCCGATACTCAGAAACTTCTTCGCATCGAAAGACCGCTACACTCAATTGATACGTCTGATTTAATGGGCAAATGTTTCAGGGTCGAGGGAGTCAAAGGATTTGTTGATACCCTTGAATTTATTTCCAATAGATTGGCATTTCAACCTACTAAACAAAGAGGGATGGGTTCATTATTATGGTGGGAATTGGTGGATCGGGATGGACTACCAACTTTTAGAGCTGGAAATTATACAAACCCTTTTTTAGTCTCCTCTTGGACTGAGGATGGTAGGATAAAGCAGGAGTTAAGAGGATTCCATCATAAGGTTTACTTTTTGGAAGAATTAGATTTAGCAGCAATGCCCGAGTCACTTCATGGAAATTGGGAGGAAGTTGATTTTACCGGAGTTAGAATACCGCCACCTAATGAGGAGGATTCTACAGATATTCGGTCTGCTCTCGAAATTTCCAAGGACTCAATTCGAATTCGGAAGTTTGGTCATTTCCATTCGCGTAAATGGATTTACAGCCAGACAGGACGATTCAT is a window encoding:
- a CDS encoding SOS response-associated peptidase, with protein sequence MCFHYALSKKVKEVAERYKVILEQDLPAGDDPVFHVAGFDFPVMPVVTNEQPDRLQFFQWGLIPSWTKSVDDAKLIRTRTLNARSETAWEKPSFRSAIKSKRCLVPATGFYEWMEFQKKKYPHYIHLKDQSIFSFAGIWEEWADQESGEIHSTYSILTTEANPFMARIHNTKKRMPVMLSPDQERQWIGDSPPSLLKELTIGLPEDTLDAHTISKRITSRTENSNVSEVQQPFSYPELQLLF